TCAAGCAGGTGAACACGAACGGGCGTTCCCCTCGCATTCTCAAAGTATCGCGCTCCATCACCCCGAGGTCGGCGCCGACCATGGGCGCGAGATCGGTCTTGTTGATCACCAGCAGGTCTGACCTCGTAATGCCGGGTCCGCCCTTGCGGGGAATCTTTTCGCCGGCGGCTACGTCGATCACGTAGACCGTGAGGTCTGCCAGTTCGGGGCTGAAGGTAGCAGCCAGGTTGTCACCGCCCGACTCCACGAAACACAACTCGGCACGGGGAAACTTTTCGTTCATCCGCGCTATGGCTGCGAGGTTGATCGACGCGTCCTCTCGTATGGCGGTGTGCGGACAGCCACCGGTCTCCACTCCATCAATACGTTCGGCCGCCAGCGCCCCCGAGCGGGTGAGTATGAGCTGATCCTCGCGGGTGTAGATGTCGTTGGTGACAACAAACAGGTCGTAGTCATCACGCATACGACGGCAGAGCTGCTCGATGAGCGCCGTCTTGCCCGAGCCCACAGGGCCGCCTACGCCCACCCTCAAGGGGCCGTTGCCACCGGAGTTACTGTCGTTATCGCCCTTCACTCTCATTCCTCATCCTCCATTCCCGGCCCGGTATCAAGACCTGAACAGCCGGGTGTACTGCGTTTCGTGACAGGCCGAAGCCCAGTCGACCACCGGGCTTGCCGACCCGAGCTCGTCGAGCGTCGAAGCCAGCGCCCGGTCCCTGGTTTCGATGACTGTCGTTTCGAGCGACTTCAACACCCGCTGTCCACCTGCCTGCCCCAGCGGCACCAATCTTACGC
This genomic stretch from Candidatus Binatota bacterium harbors:
- the ureG gene encoding urease accessory protein UreG; the protein is MRVKGDNDSNSGGNGPLRVGVGGPVGSGKTALIEQLCRRMRDDYDLFVVTNDIYTREDQLILTRSGALAAERIDGVETGGCPHTAIREDASINLAAIARMNEKFPRAELCFVESGGDNLAATFSPELADLTVYVIDVAAGEKIPRKGGPGITRSDLLVINKTDLAPMVGADLGVMERDTLRMRGERPFVFTCLKEGGGADRVVEFIVHAGGLDVAAAALDSGRAEATASN